In the Brassica napus cultivar Da-Ae chromosome A7, Da-Ae, whole genome shotgun sequence genome, one interval contains:
- the LOC125576306 gene encoding putative defensin-like protein 66 — translation MGSFKLMTTFALVAMAAISCDLFNVETGIFVQAAAPMCGRVCSEKFEDGKCDKYCVGLSYKNGFCFQSDPKISTYRCCCSSD, via the exons ATGGGTTCTTTCAAATTGATGACTACTTTCGCTCTTGTTGCTATGGCGGCCATTTCATGTGATCTTTTCAATG TTGAAACGGGGATCTTTGTGCAAGCTGCGGCTCCGATGTGTGGACGAGTTTGTTCTGAAAAATTTGAAGATGGAAAATGCGATAAATATTGTGTAGGATTGTCTTATAAAAACGGTTTTTGCTTTCAATCCGATCCTAAAATTTCTACATATCGCTGTTGTTGTTCATCAGACTAA
- the LOC106372055 gene encoding CLAVATA3/ESR (CLE)-related protein 45-like — MLGTRMMLLLLVCIGLLSEHRYNVSALRNKEFFHRQSQGDRAGVHPGEIAKLRSINRHNCEDQVMLSGNRRLLEEVNKNEVKPGKTQEQTNMTTKSFQSSKRRVRRGSDPIHNKSEPFS; from the coding sequence ATGCTGGGTACAAGGATGATGCTTTTACTTCTTGTCTGCATAGGATTACTATCAGAGCACAGATATAATGTCTCAGCCTTGAGAAACAAAGAGTTTTTCCACAGACAATCACAAGGAGACAGAGCTGGAGTTCATCCAGGTGAAATTGCTAAGCTAAGGAGCATCAATAGGCACAACTGTGAAGATCAAGTAATGCTCAGTGGAAACCGGCGCTTACTTGAGGAGGTTAACAAGAATGAAGTTAAGCCTGGGAAGACACAAGAACAAACGAATATGACAACGAAGTCCTTCCAATCAAGCAAGAGACGGGTAAGACGAGGATCCGATCCTATCCATAACAAATCCGAGCCATTTTCTTGA
- the LOC111199516 gene encoding putative defensin-like protein 66 — MGSFKLMVTFILVAMTTISCDFFNVETGIFVEAAAPKCGPDCTEKFLNQDCYKYCVELSYKNGVCVLSEGFPSKISTYWCCCLNF, encoded by the exons ATGGGTTCCTTCAAATTGATGGTTACTTTCATTCTTGTTGCTATGACGACCATTtcatgtgatttttttaatg TTGAAACGGGGATTTTTGTGGAAGCTGCGGCTCCGAAATGTGGACCAGATTGTactgaaaaattcttaaatcaAGACTGCTATAAATACTGTGTAGAATTGTCTTATAAAAACGGTGTTTGCGTTCTATCCGAAGGATTTCCTTCTAAAATTTCTACATATTGGTGTTGTTgtctaaatttttaa